Genomic DNA from Candidatus Oleimmundimicrobium sp.:
TTGACTATGAACATTGCATTCGCGAGCTACATTGTCCAGTTTAATAATGCGGATCCCCAGGTTAATCCACCGCCAAAAGCAACCATTATAATTCGATCCCCTGGGCAAAATGTTTTTTCCTTATGAGCTTCATTTAGAGCAAGCGGGATACTGGCAGAAGAAGTATTTCCAAAATGGTCTAAATTAATAATGAATTTTTCTCGTTCAATCTTTAGTTTCCGGGCTACATAATCAATAATGCGAATATTAGCTTGATGGGGAATAATATAATCAATATCATCCATAGAAAGATTAGACTTATTTAGGACCTGGGAAATGCTTTTTATCATTATTCTGGTGGCAAATTGAAATATTTCTTTTCCATTCATAGATATAGTACTGGATCCTCCATTATTATTTTGAATATCCAAAAAAGGATTTTTTAAGGGAACTGCCGGAAGGGTAAGAAGTCCCTTCAAATCTCCCTGAGAACCAGTATAAGTACAAATAATACCCTCTTGGCTGGAACTCTTTAAAATTACTGCCCCGGCGCCATCTCCAAAAAGTACGCAAGTATTCCGATCAGACCAATCAGTGACCTTTGATAAAACTTCTGCTCCTATTACCAGAATTGTCTTGCTCTGTTTAGATTTAATAAATTGATCGGCTATCTGTAATCCATAGACAAAACCAGTACAGCCCGCTGTTACATCAAAGCTGGGGATATCATCTAACCCTAATTCTGCCTGAACGAGATTAGCAGTTGAAGGCATAAAAAAATCGGGGGTTATTGTAGCTAATATAATCATATCAATCTCTTCTTTTTCTATACCAGCATTTTCAATTGCTTCTTTTGCCGCTTTTGCGGCTATCTGATAGGTTTTTTCTCCGGAGGAGATTCTTCGTTCTTTTATACCTGTTCGAGAGGTAATCCACTCATCATTAGTCTCTACCATTTTTAAAAGCTCATCATTTTTTACAATTCTTGCGGGGACATAAACACCTGTGCTAATTATTTTTGAATAAACCATGTTACCTTCCTTAAATAATTCTTTATTTATAAAAAATAAAGTTTCTCATACCATAATAAATAGCTGATTTTATTTACTAACTGCTATTATGACCTATTATTAAAGGTAAGCATACACAATAATTCATTTTTTGTCAATGTTTTAGAAAGATTTTTGGGGTAAATATATAATAATTTGGATATAATGAAGGTTGTT
This window encodes:
- a CDS encoding beta-ketoacyl-ACP synthase III, which codes for MVYSKIISTGVYVPARIVKNDELLKMVETNDEWITSRTGIKERRISSGEKTYQIAAKAAKEAIENAGIEKEEIDMIILATITPDFFMPSTANLVQAELGLDDIPSFDVTAGCTGFVYGLQIADQFIKSKQSKTILVIGAEVLSKVTDWSDRNTCVLFGDGAGAVILKSSSQEGIICTYTGSQGDLKGLLTLPAVPLKNPFLDIQNNNGGSSTISMNGKEIFQFATRIMIKSISQVLNKSNLSMDDIDYIIPHQANIRIIDYVARKLKIEREKFIINLDHFGNTSSASIPLALNEAHKEKTFCPGDRIIMVAFGGGLTWGSALLNWTM